One genomic segment of Acinetobacter oleivorans DR1 includes these proteins:
- a CDS encoding HAD-IB family hydrolase, giving the protein MNLALFDFDGTITHNDTFSLFLKFSLDRKTQLVGGIRLAPYIAGYKLGWVTDKTIRTKLCQVGYVGYDANSLKDMGQEFAKKVLPTCVRENALERILWHKQQGDQIVVVSASLGVYLESWCHSLGLDVICNQLETHNGILTGHFIDGDCGYLEKVNRIKNKYDLSQYPTIYAYGDTPNDYAMLELAHKKYYRWQEID; this is encoded by the coding sequence ATGAACCTAGCTTTATTTGATTTTGATGGCACCATCACTCATAACGACACGTTCAGCTTGTTTCTTAAATTTTCTTTAGACAGAAAAACACAACTCGTCGGTGGTATTCGGCTTGCACCTTATATAGCTGGCTATAAACTTGGTTGGGTAACGGATAAAACCATTCGAACTAAGCTCTGCCAAGTAGGATATGTGGGTTATGACGCGAATTCCCTAAAAGATATGGGGCAAGAGTTTGCTAAAAAGGTACTTCCTACATGTGTTCGTGAAAATGCTTTGGAGCGTATTCTCTGGCATAAACAACAAGGTGATCAGATTGTTGTTGTATCAGCATCATTAGGCGTTTATTTAGAAAGTTGGTGTCATTCTTTAGGTTTAGATGTTATATGCAACCAACTTGAAACACATAATGGTATTTTAACAGGCCATTTTATTGATGGTGATTGTGGTTATTTGGAAAAAGTAAATAGAATAAAAAATAAATATGATTTAAGCCAATACCCGACTATATATGCTTATGGTGATACTCCTAATGATTATGCAATGTTGGAATTAGCACATAAAAAGTATTATAGATGGCAAGAGATTGATTAG
- a CDS encoding YheV family putative zinc ribbon protein, which translates to MKKRFIAGAKCPKCEATDRIVMLTTAEDEWIECIECGYSENRPTHIDEPEAPAVPDEVGVIQFKPRRPD; encoded by the coding sequence ATGAAAAAACGTTTCATTGCTGGGGCTAAATGTCCAAAATGTGAAGCAACAGATCGGATTGTCATGCTAACCACCGCTGAAGACGAATGGATTGAATGTATCGAATGCGGTTATAGTGAAAATCGTCCGACTCATATTGATGAGCCTGAAGCACCCGCTGTACCTGATGAAGTTGGAGTAATACAGTTCAAGCCTCGTCGTCCTGACTAA
- a CDS encoding TRAP transporter large permease subunit, whose product MQEHQEKRSGLGLLGYIWNEWISTFVILILLLMTLIIGTGEMIHGQLLRIGERLYGDPAIGMQYSFLRAEPEKPTCDRHPNIDAQVKEQMKANASDDFSSFFGAASESDVRASLLAAQQQCDEKYQAYDKTIKYIEANPGVRTYRAIETGFFGIFKFGTENRAILLIFMVLISAITASLKFHHIGLRNPATKIDYKVYSIFMVIGNALLSFSVISQYRSVINSGVTPTYETVIIYWIWMILFVVLTLISLYQLFFSPPAKREGGNIGLALLSVPLYAYMALITGIVFTFFMDYPMGQGIYLGLLVEFSGIFLNLALFIWAGMLLTQTRVMDLFLNVLRPWNLAPETLTWLILIAAAVPTAYTGASGIFVIAAGAIIYKEVWNAGARRQYALAVSAMSGSLGVVVRPCLLVVLIAMLDSRHVTSDELFGHGVYVFWLTAFIFLGVSLLLAEEKFRVNSPKVAIPGMMRAFVPVIPYILITAVVLAIYKYALDTGMNEFTAPVILPLVLIAMILYDKLVATKETPAINIHEAIVREHEQKSPFLRAHDPHSSQFRLGFGGALRFATSETVGHIGALIILMALSASVGGLIERSEVVELLPTHLGSIYISLACIALLLAIIGMCTDPFGAVILVAATIAPVAYENGIHPIHFWMIVLVAFEFGYVTPPVALNHLLTRLSVGDDEVNAADAEAKEKYTSFYFRYERWLLPIIVLFSSLVLVTYVPYVFKLFGWYH is encoded by the coding sequence ATGCAAGAACATCAGGAAAAAAGATCTGGATTAGGTCTGTTGGGTTATATCTGGAACGAATGGATCTCAACATTCGTCATCCTCATTCTACTATTAATGACACTAATCATTGGTACCGGGGAGATGATCCACGGGCAATTATTACGTATCGGGGAGCGTCTTTATGGTGATCCTGCGATAGGCATGCAATATTCATTTTTGCGTGCTGAACCTGAAAAGCCGACTTGTGATCGACATCCAAATATCGATGCTCAAGTAAAAGAACAAATGAAAGCGAATGCATCTGATGATTTTTCGAGTTTCTTTGGTGCAGCATCGGAAAGTGATGTCCGTGCATCGCTTCTCGCAGCGCAGCAACAATGTGACGAGAAATATCAGGCATATGACAAGACAATTAAATATATCGAAGCTAACCCTGGTGTGCGTACTTACCGTGCTATCGAGACCGGTTTCTTTGGTATTTTTAAATTTGGTACAGAAAACCGCGCAATTTTACTGATTTTTATGGTTCTAATTTCTGCGATTACTGCATCGTTAAAATTTCACCATATTGGCTTACGTAATCCAGCAACAAAAATCGATTACAAAGTCTATTCAATCTTTATGGTGATTGGTAATGCGCTACTCAGTTTCTCTGTAATTAGTCAGTATCGTTCAGTCATTAACTCTGGTGTGACACCTACCTATGAAACAGTAATTATTTACTGGATTTGGATGATTCTATTCGTTGTTCTGACTTTAATTAGTCTTTATCAACTATTTTTTTCACCACCAGCAAAACGTGAAGGCGGTAATATTGGCTTAGCCTTATTAAGTGTACCTTTATATGCTTACATGGCTTTGATTACGGGCATAGTATTTACATTCTTTATGGATTATCCAATGGGGCAAGGGATTTACCTTGGCTTGTTGGTTGAGTTCTCAGGTATTTTCTTAAACCTTGCCTTGTTTATTTGGGCAGGTATGCTTTTAACTCAAACACGTGTTATGGACTTGTTCCTTAATGTGCTTCGCCCATGGAATTTGGCACCAGAAACCTTAACATGGTTAATTCTAATTGCAGCTGCGGTACCGACGGCTTATACAGGCGCGTCAGGTATTTTCGTTATTGCAGCAGGTGCAATTATTTATAAAGAAGTCTGGAATGCGGGTGCTCGCCGTCAATATGCATTGGCTGTATCTGCAATGTCAGGTTCTTTAGGTGTGGTAGTACGCCCATGTCTACTGGTTGTTTTAATTGCAATGCTGGACAGTCGTCATGTAACGTCCGATGAGTTGTTTGGCCATGGTGTCTATGTATTTTGGTTAACAGCATTTATTTTCTTGGGTGTTTCATTACTCTTGGCTGAAGAGAAGTTCCGTGTAAATTCACCAAAAGTTGCGATTCCGGGCATGATGCGTGCCTTTGTACCTGTAATTCCATACATTCTGATCACTGCTGTTGTTCTTGCTATTTATAAATATGCGCTAGACACAGGAATGAATGAATTTACTGCCCCAGTAATTTTGCCATTAGTTCTGATCGCAATGATTTTGTATGACAAATTGGTCGCTACAAAAGAAACTCCTGCGATCAATATTCATGAGGCGATTGTTCGTGAACACGAACAGAAATCACCATTCCTTCGAGCGCATGATCCGCATAGTTCTCAATTCCGTCTTGGTTTTGGTGGAGCGCTTCGTTTTGCAACTTCAGAAACTGTAGGCCATATTGGTGCACTAATTATTCTGATGGCATTGTCTGCAAGTGTTGGTGGTTTAATTGAACGTTCTGAAGTGGTTGAATTATTGCCGACTCATTTAGGCAGTATCTATATATCACTGGCATGTATTGCACTGTTACTTGCTATTATTGGTATGTGTACAGATCCATTTGGTGCTGTAATTTTAGTTGCTGCAACCATTGCGCCTGTAGCATACGAAAATGGCATCCATCCAATTCACTTCTGGATGATTGTGTTGGTTGCATTCGAATTTGGTTATGTAACTCCACCAGTTGCCTTGAACCATCTACTCACGCGGTTGTCCGTCGGAGATGATGAAGTGAACGCTGCCGATGCTGAAGCGAAAGAGAAATATACAAGCTTCTACTTCCGTTATGAGCGCTGGTTGCTACCAATTATTGTCTTGTTCTCATCACTAGTATTGGTTACTTATGTGCCATATGTATTTAAGTTATTTGGTTGGTATCATTAA
- the rrtA gene encoding rhombosortase yields MKDHVLNNKVLLVAVCISISACLQVFPDTFIYWRESLLGEFWRLWTAHWVHVGWIHFLLNMMAFACLPFIFPHTKAWHLLSLLLLLPPFISLVFYFYLPYIEAYAGLSGVLHGLYTAVALVYLQYRKERNFAFLVLGLIIAKLIWENTFGQTGTAQLIGSPVLTEAHLYGAIGGAIFGGCYWLAQRLKKKY; encoded by the coding sequence ATGAAAGATCATGTACTGAATAATAAAGTGCTTTTGGTCGCAGTGTGCATTTCCATATCTGCATGTCTACAAGTATTTCCTGATACTTTTATTTATTGGCGCGAAAGTTTACTTGGTGAATTCTGGCGTTTATGGACTGCACATTGGGTACACGTAGGATGGATTCATTTCCTTTTAAATATGATGGCTTTTGCCTGTTTACCGTTTATCTTTCCGCATACCAAAGCATGGCATCTTTTAAGTCTACTTTTACTGTTGCCACCGTTCATTAGCTTGGTCTTCTATTTTTATTTACCTTATATCGAGGCATATGCTGGTTTGTCAGGTGTTTTACATGGGCTATATACAGCAGTTGCTTTAGTTTACTTGCAATATCGTAAAGAACGGAATTTTGCTTTTCTGGTTTTAGGATTAATTATTGCAAAACTGATATGGGAAAATACTTTTGGTCAAACAGGAACTGCCCAGTTAATAGGGAGCCCAGTCTTAACTGAAGCTCACTTATATGGAGCAATTGGTGGAGCAATCTTTGGAGGCTGCTATTGGCTTGCTCAAAGATTAAAAAAGAAATATTGA
- a CDS encoding M3 family metallopeptidase, with product MWLTAMTLQQATLPTPRFDEIKLENLKQDIQQAIQAGQEFLNTLTAVPTDTAQQLAVLEQVDTLENNLSESWGVLSHLNAVMNNAETREVYQSLLPALSEYYTQLGQHTALYQTYQHIHDGQGYTSLSPAQQSAIRLALRDFKLSGVALEGEEKKRYADISARLSQLSSDFSNHVLDATQAYFKPLTETELKGLPESNVELLKQYGKQRELDQAVATLDFPAYFAIMTYADDRALREELYRAYVTRASDQSEQTEFDNSKIMEEILSLRQEMAKLLGFNNYAEYSLASKMAPDVKTVHDFLVDLAEHARAPALQEVAELQEIAKQDGVDELKPWDSTYYSEKLKQQQFNLSQEALKPYFPAPKVIQGLFQIVQRLYGISIIERQAPVWHPDARYFELEDQGQVIGGFFFDIYARTGKRGGAWMNGFRSRMQTVHGLQKPICYMVCNFTPPVGDQPALLTHDEVITLFHEFGHGLHHMLTEVDNISVAGTHGVAWDAVELPSQFMEFWSWDKESLDVLSEHIDSKQTLPQELLDALLNARFFQSGMQTLRQLEFALFDLTIHTKTPALNSEQIQQTLDDIRKQYAVVPAVDYNRFQHSFSHIFAGGYAAGYYSYKWAEVLASDAFDRFEHEGIFNTQTGKEFRQAILAVGGKDTALEAFVSFRGREPKIDALLRHQGWTNDNKTA from the coding sequence ATGTGGCTAACAGCAATGACTTTACAGCAAGCGACCTTACCAACTCCGCGTTTTGATGAAATTAAATTAGAAAATTTAAAACAAGACATCCAACAAGCGATTCAAGCAGGCCAAGAATTTTTAAATACACTTACCGCTGTACCTACCGATACCGCTCAACAACTTGCCGTACTTGAACAAGTCGATACACTTGAAAATAACCTCAGTGAATCATGGGGTGTTTTATCACATTTAAATGCGGTAATGAACAATGCTGAAACCAGAGAAGTCTATCAATCGTTATTGCCAGCTTTGAGTGAATATTACACTCAACTTGGTCAACACACGGCGCTCTATCAAACTTATCAGCATATCCATGATGGTCAGGGTTATACCTCTCTTAGTCCAGCCCAACAAAGTGCTATTCGACTTGCTTTACGTGATTTTAAACTTTCTGGTGTGGCTTTAGAGGGTGAAGAGAAAAAACGCTATGCAGATATTTCTGCTCGCCTTTCACAGCTTTCTTCTGATTTTTCTAACCATGTACTTGATGCAACACAAGCATACTTTAAACCGCTTACAGAAACTGAGCTAAAAGGTCTTCCTGAAAGTAATGTTGAGTTATTAAAACAATACGGTAAACAACGTGAACTCGATCAAGCTGTAGCAACTCTAGATTTCCCAGCTTATTTTGCAATCATGACGTATGCAGATGACCGCGCTTTGCGTGAAGAGCTTTACAGAGCCTATGTTACTCGTGCATCTGATCAGTCTGAACAAACTGAGTTTGATAACAGCAAAATTATGGAAGAAATTTTAAGTCTTCGTCAGGAAATGGCGAAGCTACTTGGTTTCAATAACTACGCTGAATATTCTCTTGCAAGCAAAATGGCACCAGATGTAAAAACGGTACATGACTTTTTAGTTGATCTCGCTGAGCATGCTCGTGCCCCTGCTCTTCAAGAAGTTGCTGAACTTCAAGAGATTGCCAAGCAAGATGGTGTTGACGAACTTAAACCTTGGGATAGTACTTACTATTCTGAAAAGCTCAAACAGCAACAATTCAACTTATCGCAAGAGGCATTAAAACCGTACTTCCCTGCACCTAAAGTCATTCAAGGTTTATTCCAGATCGTGCAGCGCTTATATGGTATTAGTATCATCGAAAGACAAGCACCAGTCTGGCATCCAGATGCACGTTATTTTGAATTAGAAGACCAAGGCCAAGTGATTGGTGGCTTCTTCTTTGACATCTATGCACGTACGGGTAAACGTGGCGGTGCGTGGATGAATGGTTTCCGCTCACGCATGCAAACTGTTCATGGTTTACAAAAACCAATTTGCTACATGGTGTGTAACTTCACGCCTCCAGTAGGTGATCAGCCTGCTTTACTCACCCATGATGAAGTGATCACGTTATTCCATGAGTTTGGACATGGTTTACATCACATGCTAACCGAAGTAGATAATATTTCAGTTGCAGGAACTCATGGTGTTGCTTGGGATGCAGTAGAGCTACCAAGCCAGTTCATGGAATTCTGGTCATGGGATAAAGAAAGCCTAGATGTATTAAGTGAACACATCGACAGTAAACAAACTTTGCCACAAGAATTACTCGATGCTTTATTAAATGCGCGATTCTTCCAGTCTGGTATGCAAACTTTACGTCAGCTTGAATTTGCATTGTTTGATTTGACTATTCACACTAAAACACCTGCTTTGAATAGTGAGCAAATTCAGCAGACCTTAGATGACATTCGTAAGCAATACGCAGTTGTTCCAGCTGTGGACTACAACCGCTTCCAGCATAGCTTCAGTCATATTTTTGCTGGTGGTTATGCGGCGGGTTATTACTCTTACAAATGGGCAGAAGTTTTAGCGAGTGATGCATTTGACCGCTTTGAACACGAAGGTATTTTCAACACTCAAACTGGCAAAGAATTCCGTCAAGCAATTTTAGCAGTGGGTGGTAAAGATACTGCACTTGAAGCATTTGTGAGTTTCCGTGGACGTGAACCTAAAATTGATGCACTGTTACGTCATCAAGGTTGGACGAATGACAATAAAACCGCTTAA
- the rnr gene encoding ribonuclease R, which produces MTKNWADPEAKAEAERYDNPIPSRTLILDTLEQLQTPQSHAELVDHFNIHDQKSIEALSHRLSAMVRDGQIMKDGFKFQLVADQPTYEATVYINSKGLGTAHIDGQTDLLLPERELRLVFNGDRVRVRQTSVDRKGKPWGFITEVLQHRVKQLIGKLSVHEGEYFIQPNNPNQHQPIPLEKELVKHAGANVGDMLRVAIDSYPTREEFSTAHIIQSMADKADTEIIIPQTILEFGLPYEFPDQVLKEAESFKEPSAQDREGRIDLRDLALVTIDGEDARDFDDAVYAEKRPGGGYRVVVAIADVSHYVRLDSALNEEAEERGTSVYFPHFVLPMLPEALSNGLCSLNPHVDRLCMVCDLKLSRSGRVTGYDFYPSVMHSKARLTYTQVAQYFEGATDAIPKDRDVHKSLNTLFQLYQILKNLRADRHAMEFETIETYMTFDELGGIKEILPRTRNEAHKLIEECMLLANVAAAEYALEHDVPMLYRVHEAPEFSRIQKVKDFVKLLGLPFPDQPTQADYQKVIEATKDRIDAPSIHAVLLRSMMQAYYGAKNAGHYGLAYEAYTHFTSPIRRYPDLLLHRAIKAHLKQKPYPLSGAALDDAGEHFSQTERRADEASRSVTTWLKCHYMQQHLGDEFIGIVSAVTEFGLFITLKDLYVDGMIHISQLGDDFFIYDQASQNLVGQNRGQVFGLGDEVKIQVAGVNLEERKIDFQLLQQVTHAGRVVRSRAPRTTKTSSQATEEVFSKPTSSDGERPVHKKKEKAKASSYTKKSGKKPSAKAESKPEKVKKKSKPKKKKANAKSKAE; this is translated from the coding sequence ATGACAAAAAACTGGGCTGACCCTGAAGCGAAAGCTGAAGCTGAACGTTATGACAATCCTATTCCAAGCCGTACTCTGATTTTAGATACGTTGGAACAGTTGCAAACACCACAATCTCATGCAGAGCTTGTCGATCATTTTAATATTCATGACCAAAAAAGTATCGAAGCATTAAGTCATCGTTTAAGTGCTATGGTTCGTGATGGTCAAATCATGAAAGACGGTTTTAAATTTCAGTTGGTGGCAGATCAACCAACATATGAAGCAACTGTTTATATTAATAGTAAAGGTTTAGGTACAGCACATATTGATGGTCAAACTGATCTTTTACTTCCTGAACGTGAACTACGTTTAGTATTTAATGGTGACCGAGTTAGAGTGCGCCAGACTTCAGTAGACCGTAAAGGTAAACCTTGGGGTTTTATCACAGAAGTTTTACAGCATCGTGTTAAACAATTAATTGGTAAATTGTCAGTTCATGAGGGTGAATATTTTATTCAACCCAACAATCCTAATCAGCATCAGCCTATTCCTTTAGAAAAAGAACTCGTAAAACATGCTGGGGCGAATGTTGGCGATATGCTACGTGTTGCAATTGATAGCTATCCAACCCGTGAAGAGTTTTCAACAGCACATATTATTCAGTCTATGGCAGACAAAGCTGATACAGAAATTATCATTCCACAAACCATTCTTGAGTTTGGTTTGCCATATGAATTTCCAGATCAGGTATTAAAAGAAGCAGAAAGTTTTAAAGAACCATCTGCTCAAGACCGTGAAGGTCGTATTGATTTAAGAGATTTGGCATTAGTTACAATTGATGGTGAAGACGCTCGAGATTTTGACGATGCAGTTTATGCAGAAAAACGTCCGGGTGGTGGTTACCGCGTTGTCGTCGCAATTGCCGATGTTAGCCATTATGTACGCTTAGACTCAGCCCTCAACGAAGAAGCAGAAGAACGAGGCACTTCGGTATATTTCCCACACTTCGTATTACCAATGCTACCAGAGGCTTTGTCAAACGGCTTGTGTTCTCTGAACCCTCATGTAGACCGCTTATGTATGGTCTGTGACCTTAAGCTCTCTCGTTCAGGCCGTGTAACTGGTTACGATTTTTATCCGTCGGTTATGCACTCAAAGGCACGTTTGACCTATACACAGGTAGCGCAATACTTTGAAGGTGCAACAGATGCGATTCCAAAAGATCGTGATGTTCATAAATCTTTGAATACACTTTTCCAGCTTTATCAAATTTTGAAAAACTTGCGTGCCGACCGCCATGCAATGGAATTTGAAACCATTGAAACGTACATGACTTTTGATGAGCTGGGCGGGATTAAAGAAATTTTGCCACGTACACGTAATGAAGCACATAAGCTCATTGAAGAATGTATGTTGCTTGCTAACGTTGCTGCAGCTGAATATGCATTAGAACATGATGTTCCAATGTTATATCGTGTGCATGAAGCTCCAGAGTTTTCACGTATTCAGAAAGTAAAAGACTTTGTGAAATTGCTTGGTCTACCCTTCCCTGACCAACCAACTCAAGCAGACTATCAAAAAGTTATTGAAGCGACCAAAGACCGTATTGATGCACCAAGTATTCATGCCGTTTTATTACGCTCAATGATGCAAGCTTATTATGGCGCAAAAAATGCGGGACACTATGGTTTGGCTTATGAAGCTTATACCCATTTCACTTCGCCAATCCGTCGTTACCCAGATTTATTGTTACACCGTGCTATTAAGGCACACTTGAAACAAAAGCCTTATCCTCTCTCTGGTGCTGCGCTAGATGATGCTGGTGAACATTTTTCTCAAACTGAACGCCGTGCAGATGAAGCTTCTCGTAGCGTAACAACTTGGTTGAAGTGTCACTATATGCAACAGCATTTGGGTGACGAGTTTATTGGTATCGTAAGTGCAGTAACCGAATTTGGTTTATTCATTACACTTAAAGATCTATATGTCGATGGCATGATCCATATTAGCCAACTGGGCGATGACTTCTTTATTTATGACCAAGCGAGCCAAAATCTGGTAGGTCAAAATCGTGGTCAAGTCTTTGGTTTAGGCGATGAAGTTAAAATTCAGGTGGCTGGCGTAAATCTTGAAGAACGTAAAATTGACTTCCAGCTTCTTCAACAAGTCACACATGCTGGAAGAGTCGTTCGTAGCCGAGCTCCACGCACAACTAAAACATCTTCACAGGCAACTGAAGAAGTTTTCAGTAAACCAACAAGTAGCGATGGCGAAAGACCTGTTCACAAAAAGAAAGAAAAAGCCAAGGCGAGTTCTTATACTAAAAAGTCTGGTAAAAAACCTTCTGCAAAAGCCGAAAGTAAACCAGAAAAAGTAAAGAAAAAGTCTAAGCCTAAAAAGAAAAAGGCCAATGCAAAATCAAAGGCTGAATAA